A region from the Aegilops tauschii subsp. strangulata cultivar AL8/78 chromosome 5, Aet v6.0, whole genome shotgun sequence genome encodes:
- the LOC141023008 gene encoding uncharacterized protein, whose amino-acid sequence MREHWALPTPADLRDAEPDWLLRLLDKLPDVQKLASLMIMWRIWYARNEITHHKPPVPIEASRRFLSSYINSLLAIQQHPEVDLTKGKQVIDYSGSMSKKTHEIIATPQWKAPDVNYAKLNVGGAFLKEDGTAGAGMILRDHEGAVIFAATRVLFNCGSPLEAEMAAMDEGLRLALHWSSLPLVVETDCAELLKLVQSNDMERSRYANQISEIRRILTHERNISLAKISRYANVRVTPLLVWGARNSALPVGFETP is encoded by the coding sequence ATGAGAGAGCATTGGGCACTACCGACCCCAGCCGACCTGCGCGACGCTGAGCCAGATTGGTTATTACGTCTGCTTGATAAACTGCCGGATGTACAGAAGCTTGCTTCCTTGATGATCATGTGGAGGATTTGGTATGCAAGAAATGAGATCACACATCATAAACCCCCAGTCCCGATCGAGGCCTCGCGCCGGTTCCTATCGAGTTATATCAATTCCCTACTTGCAATACAACAACATCCCGAGGTGGACTTGACAAAGGGCAAGCAGGTGATCGATTACTCGGGAAGCATGTCAAAGAAAACACATGAAATAATAGCCACACCTCAATGGAAGGCCCCTGATGTGAACTATGCTAAACTGAATGTTGGCGGTGCTTTTCTGAAGGAGGATGGTACAGCCGGGGCTGGGATGATTTTGCGTGATCATGAAGGCGCAGTCATCTTCGCTGCGACGCGGGTGCTCTTTAATTGTGGGAGCCCTCTAGAAGCGGAGATGGCAGCTATGGACGAGGGGCTTCGGCTTGCTCTCCATTGGTCCAGCTTGCCGTTGGTTGTTGAAACGGATTGCGCCGAATTGTTGAAGCTGGTGCAATCTAATGATATGGAGCGATCGAGGTATGCGAACCAGATTAGTGAGATCAGAAGGATTCTGACTCATGAAAGGAACATTAGTCTAGCTAAAATTAGCAGGTATGCAAATGTACGAGTCACACCCTTGCTTGTATGGGGCGCTCGCAACAGCGCACTGCCTGTTGGCTTCGAAACTCCCTAG
- the LOC141023009 gene encoding uncharacterized protein: protein MWDKLRELKEKSDLPWTIVGDFNEAVWQFEHFSLTPRAERQMESFREALDDCALTDLGFSGVPFTYDNKRAVRLQAEQLKQNKRRCRQYELFWERASDLPEVIEQAWAAAGDKSDMEAIQSCLGNVMKSLQNWSSRKFGNILKHLQEVRTELEGMLNSGADSTEVRRVSDKLNELLYKEEMLWLQRSRINWLREGDRNTKFFHRKAIWRAKKNKISKLQANGNWIFSSAELESMATAYFQNLFTRDPNLNPEEIVALFESKVSVEMNERLCKEFTASEISDALFEIGPLKAPGIDGFPARFYQWNWGIMKEEVILAVKLFFATGEMPANINHTAVVLIPKVDVPTTLRDFRPISLCTVLYKVIAKCLANRLRPMLGEIISINQSAFVPGRLITDNALVAFECFHFIEQNKNPEKNFCAYKIDLSKAYDRVDWGFLENAMKGLGFDYRWIKWIMSCVTSAEVDQAVRVQQVINSYAQGTGQLVNFDKCSLMFGKSCPVDTQEGIKTLLQAWRLIENPQSLCAQVLKAKYYPNGFLVDTVFTDNASSTWQAVEYGLELLKKGIIWRIGNGSQIKASSRLDSDFLAWHPDKRGCFSVRSAYYLSLQEQMAKQDNGASSGQPDGRRSVWNLIWKNGAPAKAKEDVHHARRMCTMLLSYVLMQRCFGRL, encoded by the exons CTACCATGGACCATTGTGGGTGACTTCAATGAGGCCGTCTGGCAGTTCGAGCACTTCTCTTTAACCCCCCGCGCTGAGAGACAGATGGAGTCCTTTCGTGAAGCTCTGGATGATTGCGCACTCACTGATCTCGGATTCAGTGGTGTTCCCTTCACTTATGATAACAAACGCGCCG TCAGGCTGCAGGCTGAACAATTGAAACAGAACAAGAGAAGGTGCAGGCAGTATGAGCTCTTTTGGGAGAGAGCATCAGACCTACCCGAGGTCATTGAACAGGCATGGGCTGCTGCTGGCGATAAAAGTGATATGGAGGCTATCCAAAGCTGTCTCGGAAATGTCATGAAATCATTGCAAAACTGGAGCAGCCGTAAATTTGGTAATATCTTAAAGCATTTACAGGAGGTACGCACTGAATTGGAAGGGATGTTAAATAGTGGAGCTGATAGCACAGAGGTACGCAGGGTGTCGGATAAATTGAATGAACTACTATACAAAGAAGAGATGTTATGGCTCCAAAGGTCCCGAATTAATTGGCTCAGGGAAGGTGATCGGAATACCAAATTTTTCCATCGGAAAGCCATATGGCGAGCCAAGAAAAATAAAATTTCAAAGCTGCAAGCAAATGGGAATTGGATATTTTCATCCGCCGAGCTGGAGTCTATGGCTACTGCttacttccaaaacctctttacCCGCGACCCCAACCTTAATCCGGAGGAAATAGTTGCACTCTTCGAGTCCAAGGTATCGGTGGAGATGAATGAAAGGTTGTGCAAGGAGTTCACTGCCAGTGAGATCTCAGATGCCTTGTTTGAAATTGGGCCCTTAAAGGCACCTGGCATAGATGGCTTTCCCGCGAGGTTCTATCAATGGAACTGGGGCATTATGAAAGAGGAAGTTATTTTGGCAGTGAAGCTTTTCTTTGCTACAGGGGAGATGCCGGCTAATATTAATCACACTGCCGTTGTCCTTATACCCAAAGTGGATGTACCTACAACACTCAGAGACTTCAGACCGATTAGCCTTTGCACGGTGTTGTATAAAGTGATAGCCAAGTGCTTAGCAAATAGACTAAGGCCCATGCTGGGAGAGATTATATCCATCAACCAGAGTGCGTTCGTCCCCGGGAGGTTGATCACGGACAACGCACTAGTGGCTTTTGAGTGCTTCCACTTCATTGAGCAAAATAAAAATCCAGAGAAGAACTTTTGTGCGTATAAGATCGACCTCTCGAAGGCGTACGACCGTGTTGACTGGGGTTTCTTGGAGAATGCGATGAAAGGCCTAGGTTTCGATTACCGATGGATCAAGTGGATCATGTCATGTGTGACCTCG GCAGAGGTGGATCAAGCTGTACGCGTGCAGCAAGTTATCAATTCTTATGCTCAAGGGACGGGTCAGCTTGTTAACTTTGATAAGTGCTCTCTCATGTTTGGAAAATCTTGCCCGGTTGATACTCAGGAAGGAATTAAAACGCTGCTGCAG GCATGGAGGCTAATTGAGAACCCCCAAAGCTTATGTGCACAAGTGCTCAAGGCAAAGTACTACCCCAATGGGTTCCTGGTCGACACCGTCTTCACCGATAATGCCTCCTCAACATGGCAAGCAGTGGAGTATGGGCTGGAGCTATTAAAAAAAGGTATTATTTGGCGTATTGGTAATGGCTCGCAG ATCAAGGCTTCAAGCAGATTAGACTCCGACTTCCTTGCTTGGCACCCGGACAAACGTGGCTGCTTTTCGGTACGTAGCGCCTACTACCTTAGTCTGCAGGAACAGATGGCAAAGCAGGACAACGGCGCCTCAAGCGGCCAGCCGGACGGACGACGTTCGGTGTGGAACCTGATATGGAAAAACGGGGCACCAGCCAAA GCAAAGGAGGATGTGCACCATGCTAGGAGGATGTGCACCATGCTCTTGTCATATGTCCTCATGCAGCGGTGCTTTGGGAGGCTATGA